Genomic segment of Paenibacillus sp. FSL R5-0623:
TCAATATAGAACTGCTGTCTGCCCGTCAATGTACGCCATGGAATCAGGCGCTCTACATTGGTGGTGAATGGAGAATATCGGCGTCCGCCTTTTTCTGATCCGCTGAATGCAGGTGAGGTAATGACCGTTTTCGGTTTGGAAGTGATCTCGTCAAACGTAAAACATTCCTCAGACCGTTCCTCAGCCAAATCTTTCAGATGCAATGCCGTTTTCTGTTCCAGCGCTTCCCACGCACGCACAGCCATCTTGCCGTTCGTTGTACTGGACAAGGTCAGAATGGCCTCAGCAACATTACGGTCTGTGCTCAGATCCGGACATCCTTGTCCAACGCCATCTTTACGATGCACGCCCAGGATGCCCTTGAGTTTTTCATACTCTTCACTGGCAGACCAGGATATGCCTTTGGTACCGATTGGTTTATCCTTCACCACAGGACCAAGGCTGATCATTTTGTTATATACGGCAGCATAGTCACGTTCCACGACCTGAATATGCGGCATCGTTTTCCCCGGGATTGCTTCACACTCTCCTGCGCTCCAGTCTTTGATCTCTCCGTACGGTTGAGCAAGCTCATCTGGTGAATCATGCAACAGCGGTGTAGCTATGATCTCCTTCTGCGGACCATCAAATTGCTGCGCAGCCATCTCGGAGAATACACGTGCAATTTCCTTGAAGGTATCCCAGTCCGAACGGGATTCCCACTGCGTGGCTACAGCCGGATTAAATGGATGAACGAACGGATGCATATCCGTACTGCTCAGATCGCTTTTTTCATACCAGGTCGCTGCTGGCAGAACAATATCGGAATACATCGCCGTACCTGCCATCCGGAAATCCATATTGATCATCAGGTCGAGTTTGCCTTCCGGTGCTTCATCCACCCATTCCACATGCTCTGGGCGCAGTCCATGATCGTCATCATTCAGCAATCCGTTCGTTGCACCGAGCAGATGCTTGAGGAAATACTCATGTCCTTTGCCGGAACTTGAGATCAGATTCGCTCTCCAGACAAATAGTACACGCGGGAAGTTCGCTGGATCATCGGGTTGCTCGATTGAGAACTTCAGATTTTTGTTCTGCAACTCTGAGGCTACATAAGCACCGATCTCTTCCTTCGTCGTTGCTCCAGCCTGCAGTGCATCCTGATGCAGATCAATCGAGTTACGATTGAATTGTGGATAAGATGGAAGCCAGCCCATACGCGCAGCCATCACATTATAATCAGCCACATGCTGGAACCGCGGTTCACCCTCAAGCGCCGAAGTCAACTCTCCTACTTGGGTCTCCTCGTATCTCCATTGATCTGTTGCAAAGTAGAAGAAGGATGTTCCGTTCTGCAGACGTGCAGGTCCGGTCCAGTCACGAGCAAAGGCAATCGTCTGCCAGCCTTCAGCCGGACGCAGTTTTTCTTGACCAACATAGTGCGCCCAACCTCCACCGTTCACACCCTGACAGCCTGTCATCAGTATTAAGTTAATGATGGCACGATAGATGACGTCGGAGTTATACCAGTGATTAATACCGGCTCCCATGATGATCATGGAACGCCCTTTGGTATCGATCGCATTTTGTGCAAACTCACGTGCAATCTGTACGACAGTCTCTTCGTCCACACCAGTGATTTTCTCTTGCCACGCTGGGGTGAATGGTTTTACCTGTGGTGCATTCAAGATGTCGTCTCCACGGTGAACACGTACACTCAACTGCTCCGCACCAGTGACTACTTCTGCTGAATCCGCAGAACGTGTCATTTCACGTTCAATTCCGTATTTGGCAAGTACCAGATCGTATACGGCTGTTACCGTAATCCATCTGTCCCCCAGCCAGATCTGGCGTACAGGAATCTGCCGCTTCATGACATGTTTTCCCTCATCATCAAAGTACGGCAGATGAATGGTTACGAGATCATGATGGACTCCGAGCATGGATAGTCTAGGATCAATCGGCTCACCGTTCTCCACCTGTTCCATTTTGAGATTCCATGTGCCTTCTTCACCCCAACGGAAGCCCAAACTTCCTTTTGGCATCGCATAGGTTCCACTGTTCTCATCGTATACAAGCGTTTTCCATGCCATATTGTTGCCCGTAATACCCAGGTCTTCCCCAACGAGAAATCTGCCTGCTGTGTGTATCCCGTCCTTTTCTTCCACAATCAGCAGATTTGGAAAGTCCGTATACTGTTTGGCATATTGCATGAAATAGTCCGTGGGCTTTTCAATATAAAACTCTTTCAGGATGACATGGCCCATTGCCATCGCCAGAGCGCCGTCCGTTCCTTGTTTTACCGACATCCATGTATCTGCAAATTTCACATATTCCGCATAGTCCGGGCTGATCGACACCACTTTCGTTCCCCGATAACGTGCTTCAGCCAGGAAGTGGGCATCCGGTGTCCGCGTCATTGGCAGATTCGAGCCCCATACCAGAATGTATCCCGAGTTGTACCAGTCACTGCTCTCCGGCACATCCGTTTGATCGCCCCAGATCTGAGGTGAAGCCGGCGGCAGATCCGCATACCAGTCATAGAAGCTGAGCAATGGTGATCCCATTAGGGAGAGGAAGCGCGACCCTGCTGCATAACTGACCATCGACATGGCAGGAATTGGAGAGAAACCAATAATCCGATCCGGTCCATATTCTTTGATCGTATGAATCAGCGAAGCGGCGATAATCTGTGTCACTTCACCCCATGACGCGCGAATTAATCCACCTTTACCACGTACCGATTTGTATCTTTTCACTTTGGCCGGATCATCCGCAATACTGGACCACGCTTGAACCGGGTCACCATGCGTCTGAAGCGCATCACGCCACATATCCAGCAATGCACCACGTACGTAAGGATGTTTGACACGCAGCGGGCTGTACAGATACCATGAGAAACTCGCTCCACGCGGACAACCTCGTGGTTCAAATTCCGGCATATCCGGTCCGGTTGAAGGATAGTCGGTAGCCTGCGTTTCCCAAGTGACAATGCCGTCTTTCACATAGATCTGCCAGCTGCATGATCCTGTACAATTGACGCCGTGTGTGGAACGCACCACTTTGTCATGCTGCCAGCGGCGGCGGTAGATATCTTCCCAATCCCGCTTGACCGGGGACATCTCACTCCAGCCCTCCGCACTTTTTTCACGTTTGGCAAAATACTTGAGTTTGCCCATCCAGGGCATGCTTTTGTTACTCATTGTTGTCCTCCCACATATATGACCTGTTGATGCAAGTCGAATCCTGAACCGCTGTTGCTAACCTCCGATTTGCGACATATGTCGCAGCGTTGGTGTGCCGTCAATCTGTTGCCCATTTAAGG
This window contains:
- a CDS encoding nitrate reductase subunit alpha, whose product is MSNKSMPWMGKLKYFAKREKSAEGWSEMSPVKRDWEDIYRRRWQHDKVVRSTHGVNCTGSCSWQIYVKDGIVTWETQATDYPSTGPDMPEFEPRGCPRGASFSWYLYSPLRVKHPYVRGALLDMWRDALQTHGDPVQAWSSIADDPAKVKRYKSVRGKGGLIRASWGEVTQIIAASLIHTIKEYGPDRIIGFSPIPAMSMVSYAAGSRFLSLMGSPLLSFYDWYADLPPASPQIWGDQTDVPESSDWYNSGYILVWGSNLPMTRTPDAHFLAEARYRGTKVVSISPDYAEYVKFADTWMSVKQGTDGALAMAMGHVILKEFYIEKPTDYFMQYAKQYTDFPNLLIVEEKDGIHTAGRFLVGEDLGITGNNMAWKTLVYDENSGTYAMPKGSLGFRWGEEGTWNLKMEQVENGEPIDPRLSMLGVHHDLVTIHLPYFDDEGKHVMKRQIPVRQIWLGDRWITVTAVYDLVLAKYGIEREMTRSADSAEVVTGAEQLSVRVHRGDDILNAPQVKPFTPAWQEKITGVDEETVVQIAREFAQNAIDTKGRSMIIMGAGINHWYNSDVIYRAIINLILMTGCQGVNGGGWAHYVGQEKLRPAEGWQTIAFARDWTGPARLQNGTSFFYFATDQWRYEETQVGELTSALEGEPRFQHVADYNVMAARMGWLPSYPQFNRNSIDLHQDALQAGATTKEEIGAYVASELQNKNLKFSIEQPDDPANFPRVLFVWRANLISSSGKGHEYFLKHLLGATNGLLNDDDHGLRPEHVEWVDEAPEGKLDLMINMDFRMAGTAMYSDIVLPAATWYEKSDLSSTDMHPFVHPFNPAVATQWESRSDWDTFKEIARVFSEMAAQQFDGPQKEIIATPLLHDSPDELAQPYGEIKDWSAGECEAIPGKTMPHIQVVERDYAAVYNKMISLGPVVKDKPIGTKGISWSASEEYEKLKGILGVHRKDGVGQGCPDLSTDRNVAEAILTLSSTTNGKMAVRAWEALEQKTALHLKDLAEERSEECFTFDEITSKPKTVITSPAFSGSEKGGRRYSPFTTNVERLIPWRTLTGRQQFYIDHAMLREFGETLATFKPVLKHTPFHPNSKRPIEGGKEIVLNYLTPHNKWSIHSMYYDALPMLTLFRGGPTIWMNYEDAEEAGLVDNDWIECFNRNGVVVARAVVTHRIPRGMAFMYHAQDRHINVPGTKISQTRGGTHNSPTRIHVKPTHMIGGYAQLSYGFNYYGPTGNQRDLNVIIRKLQEVDWLED